Proteins encoded in a region of the Pelobates fuscus isolate aPelFus1 chromosome 11, aPelFus1.pri, whole genome shotgun sequence genome:
- the LOC134576991 gene encoding nicotinamide N-methyltransferase-like, with product MGQITGDHLIDISVGPAIHHLLLIFEFFKGITILECSDYCVNELEKWKTKESDCFDWTHALSIMEKLQGTSFKGEDIENTLRRKISHILKCDFTKENVTDPVVLPKADCVLSMFVLHVVSDDHNDYCRNLKKISCMLKLGGHLLLFGVFNGTYYTVGESKFHVLTSDEKSIKDDLREAGFTIEHLEVIESKTHNDTIDIEHVWLIKALKVNDVFV from the exons ATGG GTCAAATTACAGGAGACCATTTAATTGATATTTCTGTTGGCCCTGCTATTCACCATCTGTTGCTCATTTTTGAGTTTTTCAAAGGCATAACTATTTTAGAATGTAGTGATTACTGTGTGAATGAACTGGAGAAGTGGAAGACTAAAGAGTCAGATTGTTTTGACTGGACCCATGCCTTATCGATTATGGAAAAATTGCAAGGTACAAG CTTCAAAGGCGAGGACATAGAAAACACTTTAAGAAGAAAAATTTCACATATTTTGAaatgtgatttcaccaaggaaaaTGTTACAGATCCGGTTGTTTTACCAAAAGCCGACTGTGTGCTCAGTATGTTTGTCTTGCATGTAGTTTCTGATGACCACAATGATTACTGCAGGAACCTGAAAAAAATATCATGCATGCTAAAACTGGGTGGGCATCTACTGCTATTTGGAGTATTTAATGGAACGTATTACACCGTAGGTGAGAGCAAATTTCATGTATTAACATCTGATGAAAAGTCCATAAAGGATGATCTAAGAGAAGCAGGATTTACTATTGAACACCTGGAGGTGATAGAAAGCAAAACACACAATGATACAATAGATATTGAACATGTCTGGCTTATTAAGGCATTAAAAGTCAACgatgtttttgtttaa